Part of the Zhongshania aliphaticivorans genome, GTCATGATATTTCTTGGCGGCGTAAAGCTTGGGCAATTTTTATTAGTCATTCTAAGTTGCATGGCCGGTGCGGTGGCGATGGCAATCTTTGAGCCGTATCGGATGAAGCGTTTAACAGCGTTTACCGATCCCTGGGCTGATCAGTTCAATACCGGATATCAGTTAACGCAATCGCTTATCGCTTTTGGTCGCGGCCAGTTTAGCGGAGTAGGGTTGGGGAATAGTGTACAGAAATTATTCTATTTGCCAGAGGCGCATACTGATTTTGTGTTCGCTATCTTTGCGGAGGAATTTGGTTTCCTAGGCACATTAGTAATACTTGGCCTCTTTGTCGCCTTGATCGGTCGGATTCTTTTTATTGGTCGCTATGCAGAGTCTATGGGTAAGCAATTTCATGCTTTTGTTGCCTATGGAGTTGCGACGATGATCAGTGGTCAGGCATTTATTAATATGGGGGTTAATGCAGGCCTGCTTCCGACCAAAGGTTTGACCTTACCCTTTATGAGTTACGGCGGTAGTAGCTTGATGGTGTGTATGAGTATGGTGGCGCTGGTTGGACGAATTGAACGGGAGTGTCGGAGGCATGATGGCCGCTGAACGGACCGTATTAATGATGGCTGGCGGTACTGGCGGCCATGTGTTTCCCGCCTTGGCGGTGGCAAAAACATTGGCTGAACGTGATGTTGACGTGCATTGGCTGGGAACCGCTGTGGGAATTGAAGCGCGTTTAGTGCCAGCTGCGGGTTTGCCACTACATTGTTTAAATATGGCGGGTGTGCGTGGTAAAAACCCACTTTTTAGATTATTGGCAATCTTAAAGGCCGCCTTTGCCGTGTTGCAAAGCATGCGTTTAATTTTACGTTTAAAACCTTTCTGTGTGGTTGGCATGGGAGGGTATGCCTCTGGTCCAGGTGGCTTAGCCGCGAAACTACTGGGTGTGCCGCTTGTGATTCAAGAGCAGAATGCAGTCGCAGGTACAACGAATCGTTTACTAGCCAAAATTGCCACTCTATGTCTGACGGGATACCCGATTGATTTAGGGGGCACTAAGAACCGATATATTGGTAATCCTGTGCGTCGTGAAATTGCGATTACTGATGATCCGGCCGTACGGTGGGCTGAGCGAAATGGACCGTTACGGGTGTTGGTTTTAGGCGGTAGTCTTGGTGCAAAACCCATCAATGATGTTGTTCTTCAAACATGGCAGGAGCTGTCAGAGGCAGATCGTCCATTATTATGGCATCAGACTGGTCGCACTCACGAGAGTGCTGTTCAATCTGCATATATGGAAGCTGGGATTGAAGTGTTAGCTGAGGCCTTTATCGATGACATGGCGGCAGCGTATAGCTGGGCTGATATTGTAATTTGTCGAGCCGGTGCATTGACAGTTGCTGAGTTGGCGGCGGCAGGCGTGCCTGCAGTATTGATTCCATTGCCACATGCCATTGATGACCATCAGCGCGCCAATGCTAAATGGTTTGCCGGTGGTGGTGCAGGAGAAATTATCGATCAAAAAGACTTCTCTGTGGCGGCGCTTATAACGTGGTTAAAAAGTGCTAAGGCAGAGAGAGCAACACTGCTGGTGAATGCGTTAGCAGCGAGGCAGCTTGCTAAAGTAGATGCTGCTAACGTGGCTGCGGATTTTTGCATGGAGTATTGCCATGAGTCCTAAGCATCCATTTGTTGTTCCAGAAATGCGCAGAGTGAAGCGAATTCATTTCATTGGTATTGGCGGTGCGGGCATGTGCGGTATTGCCGAAGTGCTATTGAATCTGGGCTACGTTATTTCTGGTTCAGATTTAAAAGCCTCGTTAAGTACCGCTCGGTTACAACAACTAGGTGCTCGTATTGCATTTGGGCACCGGGGCGAAAATATTGGTGATTCAGATGTGGTCGTGGTGTCCAGTGCTATTAATGATGCCAAT contains:
- the ftsW gene encoding putative lipid II flippase FtsW, yielding MSYLQTSLADLKGFDRHLQLILVALLMVGFVAMTSASIEHAASRYGDEFYFAKRYLFHFSLASVLSIVMYLTPIDVWERTGWLLLLLGFVVLALVLIPGVGREVNGSRRWIALGPLTLQASEFVKLCVIFYLAGYLVRRHDEVRQSWSGFVKPMALLFALTLLLMLEPDFGATVVTAGTAFVMIFLGGVKLGQFLLVILSCMAGAVAMAIFEPYRMKRLTAFTDPWADQFNTGYQLTQSLIAFGRGQFSGVGLGNSVQKLFYLPEAHTDFVFAIFAEEFGFLGTLVILGLFVALIGRILFIGRYAESMGKQFHAFVAYGVATMISGQAFINMGVNAGLLPTKGLTLPFMSYGGSSLMVCMSMVALVGRIERECRRHDGR
- the murG gene encoding undecaprenyldiphospho-muramoylpentapeptide beta-N-acetylglucosaminyltransferase; protein product: MMAAERTVLMMAGGTGGHVFPALAVAKTLAERDVDVHWLGTAVGIEARLVPAAGLPLHCLNMAGVRGKNPLFRLLAILKAAFAVLQSMRLILRLKPFCVVGMGGYASGPGGLAAKLLGVPLVIQEQNAVAGTTNRLLAKIATLCLTGYPIDLGGTKNRYIGNPVRREIAITDDPAVRWAERNGPLRVLVLGGSLGAKPINDVVLQTWQELSEADRPLLWHQTGRTHESAVQSAYMEAGIEVLAEAFIDDMAAAYSWADIVICRAGALTVAELAAAGVPAVLIPLPHAIDDHQRANAKWFAGGGAGEIIDQKDFSVAALITWLKSAKAERATLLVNALAARQLAKVDAANVAADFCMEYCHES